From Rhizobium favelukesii, the proteins below share one genomic window:
- a CDS encoding aldehyde dehydrogenase family protein: MGMIQCISPVDGSVYAERPALSLEAAKEAVGRARKAQKAWAKRPLEERVQLVLKGVARLNEMSDVVVPELAWQMGRPIRYGGEYKGFNERSNYVASIAADALAPLVVEESDKFERRIEREAHGVVFVVAPWNYPYMTAINTIAPALMAGNTVVLKHASQTLLVGERLVQAFVEAGVPEDVFQNVFLDHETTSALIAAGSFNFVNFTGSVEGGRSMERAAAGTFTGLGLELGGKDPGYVMDDADLDAAVDTLMDGATYNSGQCCCGIERIYVHESLYDSFVEKSVAWVSNYKLGNPLDPETSLGPMANKRFARVVREQIADAVSKGAKALVDPKLFSADDGGAYLAPQILVNVDHSMAFMREETFGPAVGIMKVKSDDEAVALMNDSQYGLTASLWTKDPERAGRLGREIETGTVFMNRADYLDPALCWTGVKETGRGGSLSIIGFHNLTRPKSFHLKKVTA, from the coding sequence ATGGGAATGATCCAATGCATTTCACCGGTCGACGGATCGGTTTACGCCGAGCGTCCGGCGCTTTCGCTGGAGGCGGCGAAGGAGGCCGTGGGGCGTGCGCGCAAGGCGCAGAAGGCATGGGCGAAGCGGCCGTTGGAGGAGCGCGTTCAGCTGGTGCTGAAGGGTGTCGCACGGCTCAATGAAATGTCCGACGTGGTCGTGCCCGAGCTTGCCTGGCAGATGGGCCGCCCGATCCGCTACGGCGGCGAGTACAAGGGCTTCAACGAGCGCTCCAACTATGTCGCTTCGATCGCCGCCGATGCGCTCGCGCCTTTGGTTGTCGAGGAGAGCGACAAGTTCGAGCGCCGCATCGAGCGCGAGGCGCATGGCGTCGTATTCGTGGTGGCGCCATGGAACTACCCCTACATGACGGCGATCAACACCATCGCGCCGGCGCTGATGGCGGGCAACACGGTCGTCCTCAAGCATGCGTCACAGACGCTGCTGGTTGGAGAGCGGCTGGTGCAGGCTTTCGTCGAGGCCGGCGTTCCTGAGGACGTGTTCCAGAACGTGTTCCTTGATCACGAAACGACCTCGGCGCTGATTGCTGCGGGCAGCTTCAACTTCGTCAACTTCACCGGTTCGGTCGAAGGCGGCCGCTCGATGGAGCGGGCGGCGGCCGGAACATTCACAGGGCTCGGGCTTGAGCTCGGCGGCAAGGATCCGGGCTATGTCATGGACGATGCCGACCTCGACGCGGCCGTCGACACGCTGATGGACGGCGCGACTTACAATTCCGGCCAGTGCTGTTGCGGCATCGAGCGTATCTATGTGCATGAATCGCTCTATGACAGCTTTGTCGAGAAGTCGGTCGCCTGGGTCTCGAACTACAAGCTCGGCAATCCGCTCGATCCTGAAACCTCGCTTGGCCCGATGGCCAACAAGCGCTTCGCCAGGGTCGTGCGCGAGCAGATCGCCGATGCCGTTTCCAAGGGCGCCAAGGCACTGGTCGATCCGAAGCTTTTTTCGGCCGACGACGGCGGCGCCTATCTGGCACCGCAGATCCTCGTCAATGTCGATCATTCGATGGCCTTCATGCGCGAGGAGACCTTTGGTCCTGCCGTCGGCATCATGAAGGTGAAGAGCGACGACGAAGCCGTTGCCCTGATGAACGACAGCCAGTACGGCCTGACGGCTTCGCTCTGGACGAAGGATCCTGAGCGGGCAGGGCGGCTCGGCCGCGAGATCGAGACCGGCACCGTCTTCATGAACCGCGCCGACTATCTCGATCCGGCTCTGTGCTGGACCGGCGTCAAGGAAACCGGCCGAGGTGGCTCGCTGTCGATCATCGGCTTCCACAACCTGACGCGTCCGAAATCCTTCCATCTGAAGAAAGTCACAGCATGA
- a CDS encoding N-formylglutamate amidohydrolase yields the protein MVPAHFKVLSEAEGECVSVERPDGKSPLLVICEHASRLLPERYGTLGLSAEALESHIAWDPGALAVARGISEALDATLIYQRFSRLIYDCNRPPESPGAMPARSEIYEIPGNADLSAEERLARAEALYIPFHDAIRALIRDRKARGQETVIATVHSFTPVYHDRTRAVEIGILHDEDSRFADSVLNAASTGSPLYKIERNEPYGPADGVTHTLILHGLSNGFRNVMIEVRNDLISDEDGQGVMADYLTGLLQQSLDA from the coding sequence GTGGTGCCTGCTCATTTCAAGGTTCTAAGCGAAGCGGAAGGCGAATGCGTTTCGGTCGAGCGGCCGGACGGCAAGAGCCCGTTGCTGGTGATCTGCGAGCATGCATCCCGATTGCTGCCGGAGCGGTACGGCACACTCGGTCTCTCCGCTGAGGCCCTGGAAAGTCATATCGCATGGGATCCTGGCGCATTGGCAGTTGCCCGCGGGATTTCCGAAGCGCTCGATGCCACGCTCATTTACCAGCGATTTTCGCGATTGATCTACGATTGCAACAGGCCGCCGGAGTCTCCGGGGGCGATGCCCGCGAGAAGCGAAATCTACGAGATTCCCGGCAATGCCGATCTCAGCGCGGAAGAACGCCTCGCGCGCGCCGAAGCATTGTATATTCCTTTCCACGACGCCATTCGCGCACTGATTCGCGATCGCAAGGCGAGGGGGCAGGAGACGGTGATTGCGACGGTCCACAGCTTCACTCCGGTGTACCACGACAGGACGCGCGCCGTGGAAATTGGCATACTGCACGACGAAGACAGCCGCTTTGCCGACAGCGTTTTGAACGCCGCATCGACCGGCTCGCCTCTCTACAAAATCGAACGCAACGAGCCCTATGGCCCTGCGGATGGCGTGACCCACACGCTGATCTTGCATGGGCTGTCCAACGGGTTCCGCAATGTAATGATCGAGGTCCGCAACGACCTCATCTCAGACGAAGACGGTCAAGGGGTCATGGCCGACTATCTGACGGGGCTTCTCCAGCAAAGCCTGGACGCCTGA
- a CDS encoding ABC transporter permease yields the protein MKTSRLGAWISIAFGAIYFVLPLIATIEFSLRMRRGAYSFDAYASVFSEAQFRETFGYSMLMALLTIVFGMLLVVPTAYWVRLRLPQIRPIVEFITLLPLVIPAIVIVFGYLRMYNSSSILPLTGSTTGTNILLVLSYMTLSLPYMYRAVDTAMRAIDVRTLTEAAESLGASWTTILFKCIFPNVMSGVLSGAFITLAIVMGEFTMAALLNRPAFGPYLQLVGANRAYEPSALAVIAFSITWLSMGLLQLVSRFHKAAPAKS from the coding sequence ATGAAGACATCACGCCTTGGAGCCTGGATATCCATCGCATTCGGCGCGATCTACTTCGTCCTGCCGCTCATCGCCACAATCGAATTTTCGCTGCGTATGCGCCGTGGCGCCTACAGTTTTGATGCCTACGCCTCGGTTTTTTCCGAAGCGCAGTTCCGCGAGACCTTCGGTTATTCGATGCTGATGGCGCTGCTGACGATCGTCTTCGGTATGCTGCTTGTTGTGCCGACAGCCTATTGGGTGCGCCTGCGCTTGCCGCAGATCCGCCCGATCGTCGAGTTCATCACGCTGCTGCCGCTCGTCATCCCGGCAATCGTGATCGTCTTCGGCTACCTCAGAATGTACAACTCATCGTCGATCCTGCCGCTGACGGGCTCGACGACGGGCACGAACATCCTGCTGGTCCTCTCCTACATGACGCTCTCGCTGCCATACATGTACCGCGCCGTCGACACCGCCATGCGGGCAATCGACGTCCGCACCCTGACGGAAGCGGCCGAAAGCCTCGGCGCAAGCTGGACGACGATCTTGTTCAAGTGCATTTTCCCGAACGTCATGAGCGGCGTGCTTTCCGGCGCCTTCATCACGCTTGCGATCGTTATGGGCGAATTCACCATGGCCGCGCTGCTCAACCGTCCGGCCTTTGGCCCCTACCTGCAGCTGGTGGGCGCCAACCGCGCCTACGAGCCGTCGGCACTGGCCGTCATTGCCTTCTCGATCACCTGGCTCAGCATGGGCCTGCTGCAACTCGTCTCCCGCTTCCACAAAGCCGCCCCGGCTAAGTCGTAA
- a CDS encoding ABC transporter ATP-binding protein, which yields MAFLELANLKKSFGNTQVVHDFNMQIEKGEFISFLGPSGCGKTTVLRMIAGFETPSAGRIAIGGKEQNSLKPNKRNIGMVFQAYALFPNMTVHDNVAFGLKVAGAQPTEIDQRVKEMLALIKLDHLADRYPYQLSGGQQQRVALARALAVRPQVLLLDEPLSALDAKIRVSLREEIRAIQQTLGITTVFVTHDQEEALSISDRIVVMNAGRADQIGTPFEIYNTPATRFVASFVGTLNMIEAKVVDPAANRIQIGDQGVTLKQSVAAFKAGDTVSLALRPEAGSLTEGTPSDTKLTGQVVSAHFLGSVIRTRMNVGGNVISFDMFNSPGVTPPAAGETVTLRFMAADLLVIRD from the coding sequence ATGGCTTTTCTCGAACTCGCAAACCTCAAGAAATCCTTCGGCAACACGCAGGTCGTGCATGACTTCAACATGCAGATAGAGAAGGGTGAATTCATTTCCTTCCTTGGCCCCTCAGGCTGCGGCAAGACGACCGTCCTGCGCATGATCGCCGGCTTCGAAACGCCTTCCGCCGGTCGCATCGCCATCGGCGGCAAGGAGCAGAACAGCCTGAAGCCCAACAAGCGCAATATCGGCATGGTTTTTCAGGCTTATGCGCTGTTTCCCAACATGACCGTTCACGACAACGTCGCCTTTGGCCTGAAGGTCGCCGGTGCGCAGCCGACGGAGATCGATCAGCGCGTCAAGGAAATGCTCGCGCTGATCAAGCTCGACCATCTTGCCGACCGCTATCCCTATCAGCTCTCCGGCGGCCAGCAGCAGCGCGTGGCGCTTGCCCGTGCGCTTGCAGTACGCCCGCAGGTACTGCTGCTCGATGAGCCGCTGTCTGCCCTCGACGCCAAAATCCGCGTGTCGCTGCGCGAGGAAATCCGCGCGATCCAGCAGACGCTCGGTATCACCACCGTCTTCGTGACGCACGACCAGGAAGAAGCCCTTTCAATCTCCGACCGCATCGTCGTGATGAACGCCGGCCGCGCCGATCAGATCGGCACGCCGTTCGAAATCTACAACACCCCGGCGACCCGCTTCGTCGCCTCCTTCGTCGGCACACTCAACATGATCGAAGCGAAGGTCGTCGATCCCGCTGCCAACCGTATCCAGATCGGCGACCAGGGCGTGACGCTGAAGCAATCGGTTGCCGCCTTCAAAGCGGGCGATACTGTCTCGCTGGCGCTGCGTCCGGAAGCCGGATCGCTGACCGAAGGCACGCCAAGCGACACGAAACTGACGGGGCAGGTCGTATCGGCCCACTTCCTTGGCTCGGTCATCCGCACGCGTATGAACGTCGGCGGCAACGTCATTTCATTCGACATGTTCAACAGCCCCGGCGTGACCCCGCCGGCCGCCGGCGAGACCGTCACGCTCCGCTTCATGGCGGCTGACCTTCTCGTCATCCGCGACTGA
- a CDS encoding glutamine synthetase family protein produces the protein MSIYTLDDLKQDVADGRIDTVLACQVDMQGRLMGKRFQAEYFLESAWKETHSCNYLVATDMEMETVSGYKATSWEKGYGDYTMKPDLSTLRRIPWLEGTALVLCDLLDHHTHEEVSHSPRAILKKQVKRLEDMGMKAFMASELEFFLFDQTYESAHASGYRNLKLASAYNEDYHIFQTTKEEEVMRAIRTGLHGAGIPVENSKGEASAGQEEINVRYAEALTMADRHSIIKNGCKEIAWSKGKAITFLAKWHYNAAGSSSHIHQSLWSADGKTPLFYDEGGKYGMSPLMNNYVAGLLAHASEITYFLAPYINSYKRFMAGTFAPTKAIWSKDNRTAGYRLCGDDTKAIRIECRVGGSDLNPYLAFAALLAAGIDGIEKKMVLEAPFVGDAYGARSVREIPRTLRAATVAMTESKMLRNAFGDDVVDHYTRAAEWEQEEYDRRITDWEVARGFERA, from the coding sequence ATGAGCATCTATACCCTCGACGATCTCAAGCAGGATGTTGCCGACGGGCGCATCGACACGGTTCTGGCGTGCCAGGTGGACATGCAGGGCCGCTTGATGGGCAAGCGCTTTCAGGCTGAATACTTCCTCGAAAGCGCATGGAAGGAAACGCATAGCTGCAACTATCTCGTTGCCACCGACATGGAGATGGAAACCGTCTCCGGCTACAAGGCGACGAGCTGGGAAAAGGGCTATGGCGACTACACGATGAAGCCTGATCTTTCGACGCTGCGCCGTATTCCGTGGCTCGAAGGCACGGCGCTCGTGCTCTGCGATCTCCTCGACCACCACACGCATGAAGAGGTGTCGCACTCACCGCGCGCGATCCTGAAGAAACAGGTCAAGCGGTTGGAAGACATGGGCATGAAGGCGTTCATGGCCTCGGAGCTCGAATTCTTCCTGTTCGACCAGACCTATGAGTCCGCGCACGCGTCCGGCTATCGCAATCTGAAGCTCGCCAGCGCCTACAACGAGGACTACCACATCTTCCAGACGACCAAGGAAGAAGAGGTCATGCGGGCAATCCGCACCGGCCTTCACGGCGCCGGCATTCCGGTCGAAAATTCCAAGGGCGAGGCGTCCGCGGGCCAGGAAGAAATCAACGTCCGCTATGCCGAGGCGCTGACGATGGCCGATCGCCACTCGATTATCAAGAACGGCTGCAAGGAAATCGCCTGGTCAAAGGGCAAGGCAATCACCTTCCTGGCGAAGTGGCACTACAATGCCGCCGGCAGTTCGTCGCATATTCATCAGTCGCTGTGGAGCGCTGACGGCAAGACGCCGCTCTTCTACGATGAGGGTGGCAAGTACGGCATGTCGCCGCTGATGAACAACTACGTGGCCGGTCTTCTCGCCCACGCGAGCGAGATCACCTACTTCCTCGCACCTTACATCAACTCGTACAAGCGCTTCATGGCGGGCACCTTTGCGCCGACGAAGGCAATCTGGAGCAAGGACAACCGCACCGCCGGCTATCGCCTCTGCGGCGACGACACCAAAGCGATCCGCATCGAGTGCCGTGTCGGCGGCTCCGACCTCAATCCCTATCTCGCCTTTGCCGCGCTGCTTGCCGCCGGCATCGATGGCATAGAGAAGAAGATGGTGCTCGAGGCGCCGTTCGTCGGCGACGCCTATGGAGCTCGCAGCGTCCGCGAGATCCCGCGTACGCTGCGCGCGGCAACAGTCGCCATGACGGAATCGAAGATGCTGCGCAATGCTTTCGGCGATGATGTCGTCGACCACTACACCCGTGCTGCCGAGTGGGAGCAGGAAGAATACGATCGTCGCATCACCGACTGGGAAGTGGCGCGCGGTTTCGAAAGAGCATAA
- a CDS encoding ABC transporter permease: MTTVSTSAAPATPMINRDRIVDWLGIAPFMIFAAMFLIIPTLYLVAGAFLTPEGDLTLKNIADLFTPSILSAYWISIKVSVASALGGALIGFFLAWAVVLGGLPNWIRSGLLTFSGVASNFAGVPLAFAFLATLGRTGLVTVLMRDWFGFNLYSTGFNLLSFFGLTITYMYFQIPLMVLILTPALDGMKKEWKEAALILGATNGQYWRMVAFPILWPSLMGTTLLLFANAFGAIATAYALTGSSLNIVPILLYAQIRGDVLHNANLGYALALGMIVITGLSNLVYILLRMRAERWQK; this comes from the coding sequence ATGACCACTGTTTCAACATCCGCGGCCCCGGCCACGCCCATGATAAACCGCGACAGGATCGTAGACTGGCTCGGCATCGCGCCGTTCATGATCTTCGCTGCGATGTTCCTTATCATACCGACGCTTTATCTGGTCGCAGGTGCATTTCTGACGCCGGAAGGCGACCTGACCCTCAAGAACATTGCCGACCTGTTCACGCCGTCGATTCTCAGCGCCTACTGGATCAGTATCAAGGTGTCCGTGGCATCTGCCCTCGGTGGCGCACTGATCGGCTTCTTCCTCGCCTGGGCAGTCGTGCTCGGCGGCCTGCCGAACTGGATTCGTTCGGGCCTGCTGACCTTCTCCGGTGTTGCCTCCAATTTCGCAGGCGTACCGCTTGCCTTCGCCTTCCTCGCCACCCTCGGACGCACCGGCCTCGTGACCGTTTTGATGCGCGACTGGTTTGGCTTCAATCTCTATTCCACCGGTTTCAACCTGCTGAGCTTCTTCGGGCTCACCATCACCTACATGTACTTCCAGATCCCGCTGATGGTCCTGATCCTGACGCCGGCGCTCGACGGCATGAAGAAGGAGTGGAAGGAAGCCGCGCTGATCCTCGGCGCCACCAATGGCCAGTATTGGCGCATGGTCGCCTTCCCGATCCTCTGGCCCAGCCTGATGGGCACGACGCTGCTCCTCTTTGCGAACGCCTTCGGCGCCATTGCCACTGCCTACGCGCTGACCGGCAGCTCCCTCAACATCGTGCCGATCCTGCTCTATGCGCAGATCCGCGGCGACGTGCTTCACAACGCCAACCTCGGCTACGCGCTGGCGCTTGGTATGATCGTCATCACCGGCCTGTCCAACCTTGTTTACATCCTGCTGCGCATGCGCGCTGAACGGTGGCAAAAATGA
- a CDS encoding MurR/RpiR family transcriptional regulator, translating to MTAASKTVSDVIHSHFGTLTRAEKQLAESLLDNYPVSGLGSITTIAENAGVSTPTVVRMVQKLGFKGYPDFQAHLHQEVEATISNPIAKHDRWASNAPGTHILNRFADAIMGNLRQTLSALDTATFNDVASLLSDRKRGLYFVGGRITGALAEYFFTHMQVIRPNTALLSSNSSSWPQYVLNMNPGDLLVIFDIRRYEQEMVSLATAARKSGAEIVVFTDQWVSPAAKLARHTFRVQIEAPSAWDSSVVTLFIVEALIEAVQSSTWDETKERMKTLEGLFEQTRLFRKLG from the coding sequence GTGACCGCTGCGTCGAAGACAGTTTCGGACGTAATCCATTCGCATTTTGGCACGCTCACGCGGGCTGAAAAGCAATTGGCTGAAAGCCTGTTGGACAACTACCCTGTCTCCGGACTGGGGAGCATAACGACGATTGCGGAAAACGCAGGCGTATCGACGCCGACGGTCGTACGCATGGTTCAGAAGCTGGGCTTCAAAGGCTATCCCGACTTCCAGGCGCACCTCCATCAAGAGGTGGAAGCGACGATTTCAAACCCCATCGCCAAGCATGACCGATGGGCCTCCAACGCGCCGGGCACGCACATTCTGAACCGGTTTGCCGACGCAATCATGGGCAACCTGCGCCAGACACTGAGCGCTCTCGACACGGCGACCTTCAACGACGTCGCCTCGCTGTTGTCCGATCGTAAGCGCGGCCTTTACTTTGTCGGCGGGCGCATCACCGGCGCCCTGGCCGAGTACTTTTTCACGCATATGCAGGTCATTCGCCCGAACACCGCGCTGTTGTCGTCGAATTCGAGCAGCTGGCCGCAATATGTTCTCAATATGAATCCCGGCGACCTCCTGGTGATTTTCGATATCCGCCGCTACGAGCAGGAAATGGTTAGCCTTGCGACCGCTGCCCGCAAGAGCGGCGCCGAGATTGTCGTCTTCACCGATCAATGGGTCTCGCCGGCCGCCAAGCTCGCGCGTCATACCTTTCGCGTGCAGATCGAGGCGCCGTCGGCCTGGGACTCTTCCGTCGTCACTCTCTTCATCGTCGAAGCGCTGATCGAGGCCGTCCAGAGCTCGACGTGGGACGAGACGAAAGAACGCATGAAAACCTTGGAGGGTCTGTTCGAACAAACCAGGCTCTTCCGCAAACTCGGCTAG
- a CDS encoding ABC transporter substrate-binding protein has product MLSLSTAIVVASTAIAAAEPSAELIAAAKKEGTLTTIALPHDWCGYGDVIAGFKAKYGLEVNELNPDAGSGDEIEAIKANKGNSGPQAPDVIDVGLSFGPSAKAEGLIQPYKVSTWDSIPDSAKDADGFWYGDYYGVLSFVVNTDIVKEVPKDWADLKKSDYANSIALAGDPRASNQAVQAVYAAGVAAGEKDATKAGEAGLAYFAELNKAGNLVPVIGKSASLAQGSTPIVVAWDYNGLSWRDTLKGNPPADVVVPASGVVAGVYVQAISAFAPHPNAAKLWMEYLYSDEGQLGWLKGYCHPIRFNDLAKNKKVPQALLDKLPPAAAYEKAVFPTLDEQAAGKTAITTKWDSVVGANVK; this is encoded by the coding sequence ATGCTTTCGCTTTCTACTGCTATTGTTGTTGCTTCGACGGCAATTGCAGCTGCCGAACCAAGCGCTGAACTTATCGCCGCTGCCAAGAAGGAAGGCACGCTGACGACGATCGCGCTTCCACACGACTGGTGCGGCTACGGCGACGTCATTGCCGGTTTCAAGGCCAAGTACGGCCTCGAAGTCAACGAACTGAACCCGGATGCAGGTTCGGGCGACGAAATCGAAGCCATCAAGGCCAACAAGGGCAACAGCGGCCCGCAGGCGCCCGACGTGATCGACGTTGGTCTCTCCTTCGGTCCGTCGGCAAAGGCCGAAGGCCTGATCCAGCCCTACAAGGTTTCGACCTGGGATTCCATTCCTGACAGCGCCAAGGATGCCGATGGCTTCTGGTACGGCGATTACTACGGCGTTCTCTCCTTCGTCGTGAACACCGATATCGTCAAGGAAGTTCCGAAGGACTGGGCCGACCTGAAGAAGTCGGACTACGCCAACAGCATCGCTCTCGCTGGCGACCCGCGCGCTTCCAACCAGGCTGTTCAGGCTGTCTACGCTGCCGGCGTCGCTGCTGGTGAAAAGGATGCGACCAAGGCTGGTGAAGCCGGTCTCGCTTACTTTGCCGAACTCAACAAGGCCGGCAATCTCGTTCCTGTCATCGGCAAGTCCGCCTCGCTCGCTCAGGGCTCGACCCCGATCGTCGTCGCTTGGGACTACAACGGCTTGTCCTGGCGCGATACGCTGAAGGGCAACCCGCCGGCTGACGTCGTCGTTCCGGCATCGGGCGTTGTCGCTGGCGTTTACGTCCAGGCGATCTCCGCCTTTGCTCCGCATCCGAACGCTGCCAAGCTCTGGATGGAATACCTCTATTCGGACGAAGGTCAGCTTGGCTGGCTGAAGGGCTATTGCCACCCGATCCGCTTCAACGATCTGGCGAAGAACAAGAAGGTCCCGCAGGCACTTCTCGACAAGCTGCCGCCGGCCGCTGCGTATGAAAAGGCCGTATTCCCGACCCTCGACGAGCAGGCTGCTGGCAAGACCGCCATCACCACCAAGTGGGACAGCGTCGTCGGCGCCAACGTCAAGTAA
- a CDS encoding amino acid permease, which translates to MSDYTDHDKKQDMHVLHSMGYAQELERRMSSFSNFAVSFSIICILSGGINSLAQATAGAGGAAIGIGWPLGCFVSLVFAVAMAQISSAYPTAGGLYHWGSILGNRFTGWLTAWFNLLGLVTVLGAINVGTYYFFMGSFGTSYFGLTDTTVVRILFLVVITGAQALVNHMGIGLTAKLTDFSGYLIFATAIALAAVCLLAAPSYDIARLFTFANYSGEAGGNVWPSTSGAWVFLLGLLLPIYTITGYDASAHTSEETVKAAHSVPRGMVASVLWSALFGYIMLCAFVLMLPNMDDAAKQGWNVFFWAMDSQVNPAVKDLLYLAIFVSQWLCGLATVTSVSRMIFAFSRDGGLPASKALAKVSPQHRTPVAAIWTGSILSVLFVWGSSLVSIGETPVYTIVVSCTVIFLFFSFAIPITLGLFAWGTSKWDKMGPWNLGEGIFKLFAVLSILAMMLIFVLGIQPPNQWALYITVGFLVLTGIVWFGFESRRFKGPPIGDEVARRQVEIAAAEKAVGEA; encoded by the coding sequence ATGTCCGACTACACGGATCACGACAAGAAACAGGATATGCATGTCCTGCATTCCATGGGCTATGCCCAGGAGCTGGAACGGCGAATGAGCTCGTTCTCGAACTTTGCGGTCTCATTCTCTATCATCTGCATCCTTTCCGGCGGCATCAACTCGCTGGCGCAAGCGACGGCGGGCGCCGGCGGTGCGGCCATCGGCATCGGCTGGCCGCTCGGTTGCTTCGTTTCGCTGGTGTTCGCTGTGGCGATGGCGCAGATCAGCTCGGCCTATCCGACCGCGGGCGGTCTCTACCACTGGGGTTCGATCCTCGGCAACCGCTTCACCGGCTGGTTAACCGCCTGGTTCAACCTCCTCGGCCTCGTTACGGTGCTCGGCGCGATCAACGTCGGCACCTACTACTTCTTCATGGGATCGTTTGGAACGAGCTACTTCGGCCTGACTGATACCACTGTCGTGCGTATCCTGTTCCTGGTTGTTATCACCGGCGCGCAGGCGCTCGTGAACCACATGGGGATCGGGCTGACGGCGAAGCTCACCGATTTTTCGGGCTACCTGATCTTCGCAACGGCAATTGCCCTGGCTGCAGTTTGCTTGCTGGCGGCGCCGTCCTACGACATTGCCCGCCTGTTCACCTTCGCGAACTATTCCGGCGAAGCGGGTGGCAACGTATGGCCGTCGACTTCGGGTGCCTGGGTATTCCTACTTGGTCTGCTGCTGCCGATCTATACGATCACCGGCTATGACGCTTCGGCGCATACCTCGGAGGAAACGGTGAAGGCCGCCCACTCCGTTCCGCGTGGCATGGTTGCCTCCGTTCTTTGGTCGGCTCTCTTCGGCTACATCATGCTTTGCGCATTCGTGCTGATGCTCCCGAACATGGACGACGCGGCCAAGCAGGGCTGGAACGTCTTCTTCTGGGCCATGGACAGCCAGGTAAACCCTGCCGTCAAGGATCTGCTCTATCTCGCCATCTTCGTCAGCCAGTGGCTGTGCGGTCTGGCGACGGTGACCTCGGTCTCCCGCATGATCTTCGCCTTCTCGCGTGACGGCGGTCTGCCGGCATCCAAGGCTCTCGCCAAGGTCAGCCCGCAGCACCGCACGCCGGTTGCCGCCATCTGGACGGGTTCGATCCTCTCCGTACTGTTCGTCTGGGGCTCGTCGCTTGTTTCGATCGGCGAGACGCCCGTTTACACGATCGTCGTCTCGTGCACGGTCATCTTCCTGTTCTTCTCCTTCGCGATCCCGATCACCCTCGGTCTCTTCGCGTGGGGAACGTCGAAGTGGGACAAGATGGGTCCATGGAACCTCGGCGAAGGCATATTCAAGCTGTTCGCGGTCCTGTCGATCCTTGCGATGATGCTGATCTTCGTCCTCGGGATCCAGCCGCCGAACCAGTGGGCGCTTTACATCACCGTCGGCTTCCTGGTCCTTACCGGCATCGTCTGGTTCGGCTTCGAAAGCCGCCGCTTCAAAGGCCCGCCGATCGGCGACGAGGTTGCGCGCCGTCAGGTGGAGATCGCGGCTGCCGAAAAGGCCGTCGGCGAAGCCTGA